Genomic window (Capricornis sumatraensis isolate serow.1 chromosome 1, serow.2, whole genome shotgun sequence):
AAAATGTacttagttttcatttttgtaattataaatattaagtaATATCTCTAATGTCAAGTCTCCTATTAATTAGAGAATACTGAGTAATATTTAGACATTCTTCAGGGAGGTTTAATCCTCAATCAAATTGTAATATGTATTAAACAAGCATTTTGATCAAAATAAATATTACCATTACAGTAGTATAGTTAATattgctttcctctttctgaacattttatgaactaaaaatattaaactttTCTCCCCAGCAAACACCAAACAGCTATCATATGATGAGGTCGTAAATCAGTCTAGTCCAAGCAACTGTACTGTGTACTGTGGAGGTGTCACTTCCGGGCTAACAGGTATGGGGACTTTACCTATGTGGCATCTTAAGGTTAATTTTAAAGTACTTGATATTTGTAGGATTTTAATGTGATATGGTTTTGGATTTTGTCTAACAGAACAACTAATGCGTCAGACTTTTTCACCATTTGGACAAATAATGGAAATTCGAGTCTTTCCGGATAAAGGATATTCTTTTGTTCGGTAggtgtggtttttaaaaaaacttttaccTCCAGATCATTTTTGAACTTTTAACTTagtggttttctttaaaatttactttggttataaagaaatagaaatttctctAGCTTTTATTAAATTCGCCACAATAACTCCTTCCTTCCAATACAAAGGCAAATCATTTTCTATTAAGAAAATTTTctccaaaaaatgaaaacataggcCACTTTATTCTCTTATATTAACTTCCTGTTTTACCTCAGGCCCAGTttgattttttcaaatgttttatttataagtACCTTAAACAATTTATATTATAAttcttaatattattataattgtaTTATCATTGTAATTGTAATATCAttgtaattaatattattttcaataGGTTCAATTCCCATGAAAGTGCAGCACATGCAATTGTTTCTGTTAATGGAACTACCATTGAAGGCCATGTTGTAAAATGCTACTGGGGCAAAGAAACTCTTGATATGATAAATCCTGTGCAACAGGTGAGAGGGTTCTTGACTTTGCAAAGTAATGGATGGACTAataggtatttttaaatgaaattgttaATGTTTCTAGCTACAGTGATGGCATATAGGGGCTCTTCctacatgtataatattatagtTCCAGAGTGATGGTTCACGGATGCCATGGTGACATGATGAATGTGACTGCCTCAAGTGACTCATGCTCACACCACActggatttttaaatgttctaacAAACCTAACAgggtattaaatttttttctaattcttagtAGACTTACATACTATTTGAAGAACTCACAAGCATGTTTGAATTCAGTTGAAACAAAAGCTATAAATATATTTAGGACCTTGGCGTTTTCTTCCAGATTTTGCCACCTTTGTTTTTCCAGGCAGCTCTAGTAGTTCAAACCTGATCCCACAAACATGTCTATGAggaaatagtaaatgaaacatCAAGATAGGATTGAGAAAATCCTAAACTATATAACTTTCTTAAGTAAACTGAATATAAGAATAGTCTTCATATCTTCCTTATCTAAAGGAAACAGTCATGGATAATTTACAAAATACTTAAATGTTCTGTTGAGTTGAATGTTTATTTCTAGGGCATTACCTGCTGGCTCAAAGAATATGGCATTTAGAGCATCACTGTAGAGTTGAAGCAGTACGACCTTGCTGTTTTTTAGCATTGACAACTTACTCTTGCTTATCCTTTAGTTTTCATTGTAATGATGACCCTATGTGTTATGGTTATATATTTGTGGTATATAAGGACTGTATATGCACCTATAATTTCAAATAGTACTAAATTATCTGTTACAACTTTGCTTAATAGCAGAATCAAATTGGATATCCACAAGCTTATGGCCAGTGGGGCCAGTGGTATGGGAATGCACAACAAATTGGCCAGTATATGCCTAATGGTTGGCAAGTACCTGCATATGGAATGTACGGCCAGCCGTGGAACCAGCAAGGATTTAAGTAAGCAcacttgttcttttcctttattattagCCTTTGAAAATGTCAAGAACTTAGGAAGAGATTTTAAGTAATTAGCAGGTAATGTGGCCTTCTATCTAAAGCATAGCATTTTAGAGAGTTTTTTACTTTGTAGTTTTAAgtgtatatcttttaaaaattgcctACAAATGTGTTGCTTTGATTTATAGCCAGCATTATAAGCACTTTGGTAATGCTTAAAtgattcaacaagtatttaagTAAGAAAATAGTAACTTAATAGTTGTTAAGGTTTTTATGTGACTAATGGTCACTAGTCTTTCTTGGATACAGTTATTTTGATCCTAGTTGCTTTTATTCATTAGGCTTTTTTCCTGTGCAAAAGGCTTTATTCATACATTGTTATACAAAAGCTTCTTTATACATCCTGAATTATGcaattttacttaaatttctgaaaaaacactttgcagtttttatttaaaatgaatcttgttatgttgaaatatttataagCTTACATAtactaataaacattttaatttcttctttgagtaATATAAATGCAAGTCCGTATTATACCAGATGATCAAGATTCTTTCAGACAGTGGCTTGTTCAATGTATGTCAAACCCCAGGAGAACAGTTCTGAGATTAGAGATGAGTTTTTCTGAGTTCAAAGGGAATAAATGTTTATAGATAAAGGGTATTTTCTTAGCTATAGTTAAACTAACAGAATTAAACTGTACAAATTAAAGCTACATggatgcttatttttaaaagaaaaaccttttgcctttgctttctctgacttaaACAATTATTCTTATATTTGGGCTTAAGGAAAAGGATATTTCCCACATATGTGTAATTTCTTCTTggcattacattttattttaatcagtggATTTCCCTTCCCCTCTGCTTCTTTCACATTCTCCACCAGTCAGACACAGTCTTCTCCACCATGGATGGGACCAAATTATGGAGTGCAGCCACCTCCAGGACAGAATGGCAGCATGATGCCTAATCAGCCTGCAGGGTATCGAGTGGCAGGGTATGAAACCCAGTGAAAAAGGACTCCAGAATCTAAAGTCAGGGGCTTAAGGCTACAGGGAGTAGTAAAGCCGTTGTTTACTTACAGATTTATCAAATCAGTCAGTGCAAATGCCAGATACagtgtatttatttaaaagattcaTTTTTCAATCATGAAATTACTTATCATccacattgttttaaaaagaaacaagatgcTGGATGTCTGCCAATTTTTGCCTTCATTACCTTTTTTAATAAAGATTCTCAGATCCTTGTTTCAAATACAAATGCAGGGATTGCTgccactttttttaaaattgaggcagAAAATTGCACAATGTTGAACTTTTTTCCACTGAAGTAGTGTGCAgttctagtttgcattcctgatatgatttaaaacatgtaatataaagatgtaaaaaaaaaaaagaaaaaccaaaactgTGCAGAGTCTAGAAGTTCTTTGTAATCTTCAGCTAATGCACAAttctgttttaggtttttttttgaaATAGACATTGTTTGAGCTGTCCCATCGCCACGGTTTCCCTCTGccgtttttaaatataaattattagtTTACATCATTTTTGTATCTACATTTTTTCACAAATTTGTCTTGCCTTATTAAAGTTCTGTAAAATAcacttaaatggaaaaaaaatggtgTTCATTTAGATTGAAAACTTTTCTCAGATGGATTGATAATTGTATTCATCTTGTGTTTTATATGAGAAGGTGCCTCAAGAATTCCCTGTTGAGTCTGTTTAAAAGGGTTTTTATCTTCCATGATAAACTTTGCTGTGTACCaggaattataaaaacaaaaacttgttaCTAAAGAAAATCTCTGAAATGTGATAAGTTCTTGTGAATCCATGTTAATTTCATATGTCAACTTctatatttacatgtattatttcattatgtAAAATGTTTTAGCAAGTTAATATTTTGCACAGTTACCAAACTTTGTATGTCATTTCCTCCTTAAAGGCATCATGCAGAGTCGACAGGAGATTTATAAAGTTTTGTTTGCATGTGAATATGAAATACACACTTTGGTAGTCTTTGAATACAAAATCATCAGCTCTTGTTTTTCCAGAATTTTGAGACACAAAGTTGtatgtaaaaaaatatattaatttgccATATTCTAGTTATATTTACTCAAAAAGAGTAAATCAGCTTGATTTTAATATGTACAAATGATAGCTGTGAAACTGTAGAATATCCTTAGGTCAGGCATGGGGGTTCCTTGTGAACTCCAAAATTAGCCTGAATGACCAGCCGggcaaagcattttttaaatgttcagaggccaaaagataaacaaacaaacaaacaaacccttgAAATCCTACCTCCTTAAACAGCCTTTGAAGAGGAGAAGCCTCAGTGCAATCATTACTTTGATTCTTTTGGTACCTGTTTTCCTGGAGTTCCCAGTTTTATTTTGGGTTGGCTCCAAGCATTAAGAAGTTTAATCTTTGATGGCATTGTTCTAGTTTTGAAATTTCTAGTATGTTTCAGAGTCTCTTAGAACAATAGTGggagattttgttttattttgttttcaataaaagTCACAAACTCTCCTGTTTGACTCACAAAGGAAAAGGATCCCCACTATACCTATTCGGATGCTTGGTGGTTCTTTTTAAGACCAGAGAGCTCCCGGTATTTTGTTTAGGAACAGAAAAGGCCCGTGGAATCTTAGATTCCTGGCCTGTATTCTCCAGGTAGCAGCATAGGAGCCTGAACTGGTCTCTAAGCCAATACTCCAGTAAACCAGAGCCCAGGAAAGACAGCTCATAAATGTATAATTCTCTGGGGCTCAATTCTATGCAGTTGTAAACACttggaaattttatttccttgttaaCTTCTACAGATCAGGGCATGCAACCAAAAGCAGCTTAAATGAAAtactcaaaaaatgaaataataggaTGCTGTTTTTAGATTCTTCTGGTTTATGTTCCTGTTTTAAGACCCTCATTGTTTTTCTcatattcaaaaaaattttatgtcCTATACATCTGTGGACTGCAGGGTAAATTATTTGGGCATAAATAATCTAAACAAAAGTgtagttttcctttcattttgacTATATCAAGTAATAACACTTTTTATTAGCCAATATTTTTTTTATGCACAATTCTAAAATGTGCAGACTACTTTTTGAGAAGAAAGTAGTATTACTCAAAGGGTTACTACTGAACAAATTTGCAATTCAGGAGCATTGCTAACTTTGCTTTAAATCTTATTCTCAgtgttaaatcattttaaaaattaacagtcTGAAAATCATACTGGTATTAGTATCCGGTAAGgaaattacagtttttaaaatgaattcattCTCTGCAATATGCATTcagattttactttaaaatacatcTGGTACTGTAAAGAACCTGAAGTGGTTCACACTTAAGGGGTTCAttaatccagtattctttgcccTGACTGTTTGGATATTAAAGTTCCTTTATGTTTTCTATAACCTTTGGGATCTTCTTGCAGTGATTATTgtgtgtgagattttttttttttctttttggtctagCCATATTGTTATATTCACTCAGGTatttgttagatttctttttaatcttattcCAGAAACCATGCTTTGCACTGGGATACCGCAAAGAATTGCTGTAGAAAACTTACTATATGAAATCAGGATCTCATTTTCCTTGTTGGTATCCTCTCCCTGTGGAAAATGAGATTCacattctagttttattcttgttttgtttctgtgctTGCTCAACTTCCTTTTGTATGTGTGTTAGAGTTCTATTACTTTGGAAAAGGCAGTTGATAAGGACTAGTTTGCATAGAGAATTAGAATTGAGTTTACTAAGAGATACAGGGTGCTCTTGAGGTTACAGTTGAATTGGAAAAATAAACTGTGTTTGTAGGAAATAAAGAGCAAACCCTTTCAATGAAAGAGTGATGATTTCTAAACACAAAATCTTTTTTGTGTACAGGATTATTGCATTTTTTCCAGTGACTACATTTTGACTGTTTAGAACTTGAAGAACATACCTCTAAAacaacaaattttaatttaagaaCCTTGAGTAAAATGTATATGAATGAGTCTCAGTTGAGTAGTACTTTACCCTATGGTCTCTGAAGTTGGAGGCTGAAGTTATTCTAATAGTAATTCACCTGAAAAAGGACAAAGTAGATTTTTGACTCAGGTTAATATGCTTAAATGAGTTACTGCACAGAATGTAGCAGTTAAGCAGATTTACATACTAGATAAATGAGATGCCTAGCTTATCTGTTTTCAGCTCTAGAAGACCAATAACCATACTTAAACATGCAAGATTTAGAGGCTCCTGCTGTGGAAATACTAAGCTGCTCTTGAGTGAAAAGACAGATGCTGATATTTGAAGGtcctcactgactcagtggacatgagtttgagcaagctccgggaggtggtgaaggacagggaaccctggcatgctgtagtccacggggtcgcaaagagttggacacaactgagcaacaaaaccaaaaagtaaCTGGCCACCAGTCCTCTTAGAGTGGAGTGTGTTGACCAGTAAGCCCTGCCCATGTACACAAACCTTCCAAACAGGTTTTTAGTGCTTCACTTTTCAATGAAGTGAGCCAAAGGTCACCAGAAATTGAGAAAAACTTTTGACTGCAAAAGGTAGAGCTAAacagcaactctcaagagtccaaaAACTTATACTGTATTCAAGAAATTAGAACAGAATCCtaataaaatgtcaaaataagaaatgagaataaataaattcagtgggAGTATTAAAAGACAAGGAGATGTTCTGGAACAGaaatcaaaattagaaaaaatagatACGGATCAATTCAGGAGgtttataatataaaatcaataagtgttccaagaagaaaacagaaaatagggGAGTGGGTGGAATTcattaaataaaggaaaatttccctgatgattttttgagttttaagattGAAGAAAGGCTAATGTTGAGTTTGCACAATAAATAGGAAAGATTCATATGAAGCCATACCACTATAAAATTTTAGGATGCCAGGCCTATAAGGGGCCCATCCTAAAATTTATCAGATAGAAAAAGGGTTGAGAAAAATACCCAATGACAACAATGAACCTAGGAATCAGTGGGGCACTGTCTTCAGAAGTGTAAATGAATTATGGTCATGGGTCACAACAGAATAAAGACTAGATTATGTAAGTTCACAGAAGACTGATTCTCAGGGATAAACTGGATAAATTCCATCAGAACAAGAATAAGTCAGGAAAAAAATACGATGTAGTACCTAGAAACAGGATCAAAGAGGAGTGAGATAATAGGAAGTTTTAGGATTACAGTTGTGAAGAGACCTGGCAGCCAATCCAGACTGATGGTCAGCAGGCCAGACTTGAGGCTCTCTAGAGGTCGGGCTATGTATTGTGAGACGCTTCACAGAACTATGGAGAATGTGAGAAGACTTAAATACTGGAAAATCAGGCACGTGGGAAGAGACAAGCCAGGGAAAACATTGTGTAAGAAAAGAAGCATTCCCTGAGCCAGGTGCATGCACCAAGCTAATACTTCTTGCTTTCCTGAATTATATTCATAAATACTTGTACTATTCCACTGCTTTGGTTTTCTGTGGCAACTCCAATTATATGTTGGATTTCCTCTGCCTGTCATCAGTTTCTATCATttgttcttaattattttttatcttttcgtttgcgctttttttttttttggcaccatGACATacggtatcttagttccctgaccaaagatcgaagccgtgtcccctgctttggaagcgtggagtcttaaccattggaccgccagggaagtccctgcatttCTCATCTCTAATCTCTGTTCCTTAATGTGCTTCCTGTGGTATCCCGACTCAGTTGTGTTCCTTTTAATGTAACCTTcatttctggggggaaaaaaattttttttctgtttcctaaatTCTACCAATTTCTGTTTCACTTTAGGGACAGCTCTTCCCTGAATTCTTGTATTTCTTAGCTGCATTTGCttcattagatttttaaaatttacattggAATGTCAGTGTATTATTTTCAACTGCTTTATGGGAACATTTTCTTGTGAGTTTTCTCCGGGGAAACTCTGGGTAAGTTTTGctgtctttcttatttttaattacagTATCTTGGTACAAATGCTGTGCTTACACCTATCTGTTTATTCATATTTGAAACGGTTGTTTTTTTCTAGACCAAGTACCAGCAGGAGGATGAAGGGGAAAGACCCTGTCAGGGTTTCTTACCTCCCTTTTCTGTGGCTACAATGAATTGTCTCCTTAAAAGTGTAGCCATGGTTCCTCTCTGGGATGAGGCCCTGTTCAGAAGTTCTGTGCCAGCTGAGCACCCTTGATTCCTTCATGTGCTCCATTAGGTGACAAAACTCTTGTCTTCAAGGAGATCCCCTAACTTGCTTTCTGAAAGACATCTCCTCTGGATCCTTTAGGCACTTAATACatcttccctccctgcctcttccaGTACTCACATACTAGTTCAGTCCTTCCGACAGCTGGCTCCACTCACGGTTTGGCTCTCAGActgaatatttgcaaatgatttctgAGGTCTTCCACTACTGGCCCCCTCCTCactccctgtccttcccccacAGCACTCAGTTGGCCTGCCATCCAGTACCACGCTTCTTCTCAATGTGGAATGTGTTGAGTTTTCTCTGTATCCCTGGCTTCACTTAAGATACTGCTTGTGGGAGTTGGTGGTCATAGGTTTTCCTTATTGCTCCCTATGGTTTCCAGGAGAAGGGTAAAGATCCAGGTACCAGACTGCTAACCTTTCTGTCAGAATCAGAAGCCCAAAGGGATCTTTTATAGATGTAGATCTGATCATGACTCTTCCCTTCTTGAAAGTCTTTGCTTCAGATTATATTTAGGATGTAATCTAAAatctttggaaaagaccatgatgctgggaaagattgaggacaggaggagaagggggcaacaggatgagatggttggatggcatcattgactcagtggaagtgagtttgaacaaacctgggagatggtgacaaacagggaagcctggcatgcagcagtccatggggttacagagtctgacatgactgagaaactgaaaaacaacgaccaaaatctttactttttatttttagaccAAAATCTTTAATACGGCCTGCAGTTGTCTTCTAAAGTAGTCTGTGTTTATCCAGCTTCACTGCAAGCCACTTTATATATCAGAATCCCATCAGGAGACAGAGACCACCACTAAAATTTGAAAAGGGAAATTTTAGTGTAAATAGTGAAAAATGGTTAGCCCCTAGAAGGAGTCCAAAaatttcaagtgaaaaaaaaaaataaaaaagctactACTTCTGAGCAGAGTGGACAGTGCAGAAGCTAAGGGTTTAGGAGGGCACTTGAAATTTCTAACCTCTTCAGAGTGGGCTTGATTATCGCAGGAACCTGCAGCCTGGTAAGAAACATGCCAGAAGGTGTGGGCCAGACCTGTTCCTTAGAAGCTGCCTACCATTGGCCAGAGTTGATCTTTAGAAATGGTCCACCAGGTGAGGGAgctagggttgccagatttagcaagtGAAAGCACAGTCCCAAATATTATATGAAACAAACTAAAAGTTATATGATGTTTAACTGGAATCCACGTTTAACTGGGTGTCCTGTATTTTATGTCAGCCTTTGAGGGTGTTACAGGCTGGTGCATCCAAAGCTGCCATAGAAGCAGCTGCAAGTGAGGAAAAGTGTAGCCTGAGGGTGCAGCAGGGGCAGGTCCAGAGAACCACTGAGGGGAGCACCCCTGGGTCTTCTGTACACTGATCCATTGGATTGTACACTGAATACAAAGATTGAACCAGAACCCATAAGGAACATTCCTTCCTGTCATTGCCTTGCATGTTCCTCTGGTTCCCTCTGTTGGCAGAGCCTAATATTGAGCCAGCTGGCACAGGTGAAATGCTTCACAAAGCAAGGCATAGCAGAGTGGATTGGGGATCAGGACTCCTGTTGCAGAACCCTGCCGTGTGAATGCCTTTTGTCTGTCTGCTGTTTGTCTTCAGCTCTCCACTTAAATGTCTCTTCCTCTAAAACTTCTTCCTTTCTCTACCCACAATCTAAATCAGGAGCCTCTCCAGTCATCGTATAGTTTTCCTTTAGAGCATTtgtcataattttaaattatgtatttatgtgaTTATATCTTTAAAATCTGTGTTCCCCATTAGAAGCTGGTGACTGTTTTCTTCAGTGCTGTATATATACCCTGTAGGTAGTaaatcatttaattaatttaattatctcAGTCTCATTTTAAACAAATGGCTTTCTGCAACCCAAGGAGTGGCAGTCACCCAGAAAGACAGTAGAGTGAGAAGAGGACTGAGGACAGAACTCTTAGGTCTGTCTGTATGGAAGTGCGCAGAGACAGCTAAGCTTGCAAAGGAGAAAGAGCTGCCTGACGCAGGAGAAATGCTGAAGGCCCATAATGTTGCAGAGATGAGGAAGGAAACAACTCAAGGAAATCGTAGTCAAGGGTCAAGTGTGGCAGAGGGGGAAAATGTTCACTGGATTTAGCAATAAAGAAGTAATTGGTGACGTTGAAAACTAACACTTGCAGTGAAATAGTAGGAACAAAACGTGGATGCAGTGGGTTAGGGAGTGGGCGGTGGGGATGTTTAACTACTGCAGACTGCCTTCCTGATTTAGTGGGCTGtagagagaaggaagcagagaggaaggagcAGATGGGTTTAAGaaagcaataatttttttaacatctCAAAACAATAAGTTATGAAGAAATCACAAAGGTAAGTAAATGATCACCAAAAACAAAACCTCTACTGTTCACCCATTTGGAAATACACAACAAAAAAATACCtctgttttatattaaaaactaGAACAGCAGTTCAAgaatgtgtttgtgtgcatgtgtgtactaTTTCTCTAGGATACTTAGAATTGAGAGATGGATTAAAGAATTTAAAGTGTAAAAATTGTATGATATATATTGTCAGATTGCCCTCTTAAAAGCTGTATCATTTTACACTCCAACCAAAAATGTCTGAAAGCACCCATTTCCCCCGCTTTTACAAATGCTGATTGTTCTTAAGCTTTCATTTTTGCCAATCTGAGACATGTAAAATGATCTCTTCTATTTCCCTAATTGCAAGTAAagttagtgatttttttcccatggTAATTGgttgtttgtgtttcttttctgtgaCTTTTCTGTTTATGTCCTTTGTCCGTTTGACCTCCAAGGACTTTTAGACATAGTGATTGCACATTGAATAATAAATAGCTACAGGAGCCCGTgcacctaaagcctgtgctccactacgagagaagccaccgcagtgagaagcctgtgcactacaattagaagcccccactcaccacaactggagaagtgCCCTCGGAGCAGtgagacccagtacagccaaaaaaagtgttttgttttgttttgttttaagaaatatgATCATAGTATCTTATGTTAAGTGACAAAAACAAGTTGCAGGTAAAAGATAACATTTATCTTTGAAAGTAATAGAGGAAGTTTTGAAAACAATACTTTTGAACTAGACATCTTTCTTAACTAAGTATAACTAGAGTGAAAGCTAGGttcatgcaaatggagaaacTAGAAACATTCTTAAGGTCAGGAAGACAAGGTTATCTACTATTaccttattaatttattatttccgGGACTTACCTggttgtccaatggttaagaatccaccgtctttgatccctgatcagggaactaagatcccacatgcctaggggCAACTaaatccacatgctgcaactgctgagtccGTCCACTCTAGACCCTGTGTTccccaagagaagcccccacgctgcaacgaagacccaggagagccaaagaagaaagaaaaataaaaatcccaaaCCTATGACAATTagaaaaata
Coding sequences:
- the TIA1 gene encoding cytotoxic granule associated RNA binding protein TIA1 isoform X5, which gives rise to MATGKSKGYGFVSFFNKWDAENAIQQMGGQWLGGRQIRTNWATRKPPAPKSTYESNTKQLSYDEVVNQSSPSNCTVYCGGVTSGLTEQLMRQTFSPFGQIMEIRVFPDKGYSFVRFNSHESAAHAIVSVNGTTIEGHVVKCYWGKETLDMINPVQQQNQIGYPQAYGQWGQWYGNAQQIGQYMPNGWQVPAYGMYGQPWNQQGFNQTQSSPPWMGPNYGVQPPPGQNGSMMPNQPAGYRVAGYETQ
- the TIA1 gene encoding cytotoxic granule associated RNA binding protein TIA1 isoform X4, which encodes MEDEMPKTLYVGNLSRDVTEALILQLFSQIGPCKNCKMIMDTAGNDPYCFVEFYEHRHAAAALAAMNGRKIMGKEVKVNWATTPSSQKKDTSNHFHVFVGDLSPEITTEDIKAAFAPFGRISDARVVKDMATGKSKGYGFVSFFNKWDAENAIQQMGGQWLGGRQIRTNWATRKPPAPKSTYESNTKQLSYDEVVNQSSPSNCTVYCGGVTSGLTEQLMRQTFSPFGQIMEIRVFPDKGYSFVRFNSHESAAHAIVSVNGTTIEGHVVKCYWGKETLDMINPVQQNQIGYPQAYGQWGQWYGNAQQIGQYMPNGWQVPAYGMYGQPWNQQGFNQTQSSPPWMGPNYGVQPPPGQNGSMMPNQPAGYRVAGYETQ
- the TIA1 gene encoding cytotoxic granule associated RNA binding protein TIA1 isoform X3 → MEDEMPKTLYVGNLSRDVTEALILQLFSQIGPCKNCKMIMDTAGNDPYCFVEFYEHRHAAAALAAMNGRKIMGKEVKVNWATTPSSQKKDTSNHFHVFVGDLSPEITTEDIKAAFAPFGRISDARVVKDMATGKSKGYGFVSFFNKWDAENAIQQMGGQWLGGRQIRTNWATRKPPAPKSTYESNTKQLSYDEVVNQSSPSNCTVYCGGVTSGLTEQLMRQTFSPFGQIMEIRVFPDKGYSFVRFNSHESAAHAIVSVNGTTIEGHVVKCYWGKETLDMINPVQQQNQIGYPQAYGQWGQWYGNAQQIGQYMPNGWQVPAYGMYGQPWNQQGFNQTQSSPPWMGPNYGVQPPPGQNGSMMPNQPAGYRVAGYETQ